The genomic interval agctaaaagaagaaaactatTTTGGTTAGGAATGTGGTATTTTCTATGATTTATGTATAAGCGAATGGATGATTGTTGCTGTAAAAATTGGACTGAAAGATCGACTTTTGCAGATCCAACTGATCAGAATAGAATGCAGGGTTCCGGAGTATGGCTGGACGACACAAAAAGTCTTCCATTCCTTGAACTTCTTGGTAAATGGTGGTATGCAATTTCCCCCTTCGAGTGTGAATCTGCTGGTGTTACTGGAGCACTTACCAACAATTATCATCCTTACTGTAGTACGGTTTGTTTTATTGCTTGATTGCAGTGAGGTCGGTTGTCTTTGTCTTTCGGAGGGATGTCCAACACATAAGGCCAGAGGTCTTTGCTCGATTTGTCTTTTTCCCCCTTTCCTCTGGATTCTAGTCTCGTTATCTCGTAGCAAATTCACCGTTGCTGTCGTCAGGTCTTTCAACATGTTGTTCTAGATTTTCCCAGCCTGGCTTTTTTCACAACTTATACTCTTCTGGTGCTGTTCTGGGCTGAGATATATTATCAGGTTTGTTGTGACGAACTTTCCCATGTTCAATTAGTTCAATTTTCGATTGCTTATTATTTTTGTATCTTGCATTAAAATGTCACAGGCGCGTGCAGTATCGACTGATAAACTCAGGCCGACTTTTTATACAATTAATGCGGTGGTCTACACTATACAGGTATTTGATTAATTGTAGACTTGGATGATACAATCCTTGAACATGCATCTTTTATTCGTGTGCTTAGTACTACAAATGGATGATACAATCCCTTGAACATGCCTCTGTTGTTCGTGTGCTAAGTACTACAAAGAAATACCAGCATTAGTGGGAAAGCACCAGGAAGTTGATAGTATggagatataatttttaaatgtGTTGTCTTTTTTGGGGTTGTATTACAGGCAATGTTTTAAAAAGCGCGAAGCGCGACGAAGCGCCGAGTCCAAGCTTCAAGCTTTATAAGCTTAAGTGAGCTTAGGAAAATTTTAAGCGTAAAAaagcattttttatttttaaataaaatttattttaaacaaataaatagatCAAATAATACTTAAACATGATAAATTTAAGGTTCATGCATAAATTTCTCACATGTTTAGAAAGGCAAAAGGCACAAACTTTATAATATCCATTAGTTTTCAGTTTTCACAATAAAAGAACATAAAAAACTAGATATTATCTAATTCCTTGTCTGATTCTAATTCGATCTCCTCAATTTTTTTCGATAGCAGGCAGATAGGGGGTTTATGGCAAATTATGGCTTTTTTCTCAAGAGTTAACAGACGTTttgtctcttcattttctctaaatttttttccttatattctttaaaaatttacaaatcaattaaaattataaataaaaaatcgcGCTTAAGCGCTATTAAGCGCGCTTAATCATGCTTAATTTGGTCAAACATACTTTGACCGCTTTTTCCCCGCTTTCACCTAAAGCGAAGTTTTTCTTCCTCGCTTCGCGCTTAAGCGCGCTTAAGCGGCGCTTAATGATGCTTTTTAGAACACGGATTACAGGAATTCATACAATTTTTTTTGGCCGTATTATATGTACATATGGCTTCAGGACTATGTATTTACCATATATAAAGATGAATAATGATTATTCTAGCCTCTTGAACGTCCCAGTGGGTGATACATCTTTGACTTTTTTTAGTGAAATTCTTGGTCGTCTACTTCGATGACATCCTAATTTATACTGCTCATGTAGTGGCTTCATCGAGAACTTTAGTACCATTATGACTCTCACATCGAGAACTTTGGTATCTAAATTAATATTTCTTATTTGACTTAAGTTATGATTTTATTGACTTTTATTATTAGTATTTCAATAATTTAGTTTCTTTTGTTTGATACTGAATGAGATTAGGTTATGTAAAAAGGCCTACAAACGGCTCCTTATTTTTATCTTCATTCAGAGAACAATACAAAGTTATTGTTGTGACCCTTGGCTATGGATCGCGTAATGGGACGGTTTACCTGCTGGTCGGCAGGATCAACCTTCGTCTTCTTGGTTTTACGCCCTTGACGGCCTATGGTGGTAGGGGGGATTTGAGGCTTGAGGAAATTAGAGAACCTCTCGATCTAtggatttaatttctttttctttgtaaaACTCAATGATAATCTTTCTTGTATTATTTCAACCATTTAAATACAACTAGGACATTCCTTCTCGACGAAGGAAGAAGACAACCCCTTAATAAGAAAGGTTTATTcttactaaaaataaaaatatactagACTCAATtctacttaaaataaaaaatacttgACTCAAATAAAATCAATTACTATAAATTATTATAGCTGAATCAATTCTCTTGAATTGCACTATCCTTTCTAAATCTGCTTCTCTTGATTTGCACCATCCTTTCTAAATCTACCGTGCGTGTATCTCTTATATTTGATGGGCTCCAGATTTTCTTTTGTTGTATAGGCTCGGTCCATAACATTACTCCCTTCCTGAGAAACGGGTTTGCCCGCAAGCACGAATGATGAGCAACGTTCCATGATAGCCACTGCATCTTCCCATGAAGCCTCAATAGGGGATAAGCCCTCCCAATGAACCAGAATTTGGGAGCGTCCACGATGTGAGTGATAGTCGAGAACTGCTAGAGGAGAAGGAATGTAATCTTCCTGATGTATGGGGGGAAGAGTGGCGACGCTAGGGATGCTGCCATGATATTTCTTTAAAGAGGACACATGAAAAACTGGGTGGAGCTTGGCGTGGTCTGGCAATTGGAGTTTGTAAGCGACATTACCCACACGGTCAATGATTTTAAAAGGCCCATAAAAGCGAGGAGACAGTTTTGAATGGTTTTTAAACTCTAAACTTACTTGACGATAAGGCTGAAGCTTTAACAACACCATATCTCCTATCTCAAACAGTACCTCCCGATGGGATGAATCATATTGAAGTTTCATGCGATTTTGGGCAGTAAGAAGGTTTCCTCATAAATTCTTCAGAAGTTGTTCCCGAGTTTGTAGCTCCTGATCTACTGATTCAATATGAGAAGTACCAGTCAAATATGATAATAGGCGTGGAGGTGATCGCCCATACACGACCTCGAACTAGGTGGCCTTGAGGGACGTGTGATAACCGGTATTGTAACAAAATTATCCCCAAGAGATCCAATATACCCATTTCTTTAGAAATTCTCCCGTAACGCAACGCAAATACATCTCAATAACCCTGTTCACGGCTTCGGTCTGGTCATCCGATTGGGGATGGTAAGTGGACGAGAAACAAAGGTACGTCCCACTAAGGCGAAATAGCTCCTTCCAGAAAGAACTAGTGAAGGTTGCATCACGATCGCTAACGATGGTTTCTGGAAGACCGTGAAGCTTAAAAATGTTATCAAAGAAAACTCGAGTCACCTTCACAGCTGTGTATGGGTGTGATAAAGGGATGAAATGGGCATACTTAGAGAAGCGATCCACAACACAAACAATACAGTTTTACCCTGAGATAGAGGCAACCCATCAAtaaaatccatggaaatgtcCGACCACACTTGGTGAGGAATAGGCAAGGGTTGTAGTAATCCCGCGGGCTTCAAATGCTCCACTTTATTGTGTTGGCAGATTGGACATTCACGCACAAACATGTGAACTTGCTGTTTCATTCCGGGCCAATAGAAATCTCGTGTAATTTGATATAATGTCTTCTGATATCCTTCATGAAACTCATTATGTATCATGGTTATTATTTTAGAAGTGAGAGGAGATGTAGCAAGGAGATAGATTCGGCTTTTGAAGAATAAAAGCCCTTCCTTGTACTCCATGCGACCTTTGCCTCGCTGCGACACCTGAATAAGGTCCTGAATTTCCGGGGAAGTAGAGTATTCAGATTGGATGTCCTTATGGAGATAGCGGTCAACTGTCCATTATTGTTGTCACAACGTGAAAGTGCATCTGCTGCCACATTGTTTCGGCCTGCTCGATATTCGATGAGAAAATCAAAACCCAGTAGCTTACTAATCCAGTGTTGTTCAGGCGAGTTGGTAATCCGTTGTTCCAATAAAAAATTTTAGATTGTAATGGTTGGTTCGAACCAGGAATTTGTGTCCCCAAAGATAAGCACGCCAATGACGTATAGCTTTGGCTAATCCGATGAGTTCTTTCTCATAAGCAGGGAGCTTCTTGTGTCGTTGGGCCAACGGACATCTAAAAAAAGCAATGGGGTGTCCTTCTTGTTGCAGAATTGCACCAATCCCCATATCTGAGGCATCACAATCCACCACAAATGGCTTTGAGAAATCGGGCAAGGCAAGTACCGGTGTGGAAGTAAGGGCGATCTTTAGCTTTTGGAATGCCAATTCCGCCGCCTCATTCCATTCAAAAGAGTTCCTTCGCAAGAGGCTAGTTAGAGGGGATGCCAACACTCCATATCCTTGGACAAATTTACGATAGTACCCCGTGAGTCCCAGGAAACCATGAAGGGCACGAAGAGTAGTGGGTTGTGGTCAATGGAGAACTGCTTCAATTTTGCCATTATTGACGACTACCCCTGAACGAGAAATGATGTGACCAAGATAGGCAATTTCCGTCCGAGCAAATaaacacttagaattttttaggaAGAGGTGTTGTTGCTGTAATATCCCTAAAACGAGCTACAAATGGTGGAGATgttcctcccaagaagcactATAAACTAGTATATCATCAAAGAAAACTAGTACAAATTTTCTCAGAAAATCGCCAAAGATATTATTCATAAGAGCTTGAAAAGTTGAGGGGGCGTTGGtgagcccaaatgacattactacGAACTCAAAATGGTCGTGGTGAGTGCAAAAGCCGTCATGGAATTGTTGTTCAATTCCATTCGGATTTGGTGATATCCAGATCTGAGGTCTAACTTAGTAAAATAAAAGGATCCATGTAATTCATCAAGCGATTCATCGATCACAGGGATAGGAAACTTATCTTTAATTGTCTTTTCATTGAGAGCCCTATAATCCATACAAAAGCGCCATGTGTCGTCTATCTTTTTTTTACCAATAAAACTGGCGAAGAGAAAGGAGATGTGCTTTGTCTAATCATGCCCTTGGCAATCATGTCATTGCATTGACGCTCGATTTCATCTTTTTGCGCACGGGGTATCTATAAGGACGCACCACGATAGGGTTGGTACCTTGTTCAAGTAAAATTTTGTGGCAGCACTTACGAAAAGGTGGAAGGTCGTTGGGTTCCTCAAAAATTGCAGCATACTTTTCCAGAATATGTCGTAGTTGTTTTTCATGAACCTTTGGAAGGGTAGTTGTTGTGAGAGAGGTCATTTCTGCTGTTAGAGTAGCACCCGATCCTTGTAAATAAATGGTGTTGCCGGTATGTTGAAAGCTCATGGGAGAAATCCCAAAGAATGGGACCAAGTGCGAAGCCAGTTGACTCCCAAAACTGCTCCCATGTCCCCCAATGGTAGAATGAAGAATTCTACATTAAATTTGTGATCACCCAAATGAATTAATACATTGCGGCAGACCCCAAGGCATTGTAGTCGTCGCCCATTAGCTACTGCCACCCAGAGCGCAAGACTTTTGTCAATAGATAAGCCCAAGATTGATGCAAGTGCTGAATTTAAAAAGCAATTAGTACTTCCTGAGTCGATGAGGACCAGCAAGGGGGTGTGGTTAATTCGTCCTTGAATCCGCATGGTTTGAAGAGCACATGTGTCAGTGATCGCATTGAGGGAAATTTTAACATCCTCGACATGGTTCTGTTCATCATAATCTTCTAATCCCTCAAACCAAAAAAGACATTTGCAACGGTGACCGGGAATGTAAAGTTCGTCGCAATTAAAACAAAGGCCCTTGACACGCCGTTCTTCCATTTCCATTCGATTTAATCGTTTGATAAATGGTTGCTTCGGTGGCAGGACGAGGGTGCGTCGCGGTGTGACTGTTGATTCAGATCGTTTGGGTGGCGTTCATAAAGACGAGCAAAACTCATAGCCAAAGTGAGATCTTCTGGGTGGTGAAGCTCGACTTCCACAGCAATGTGATCTTGGAGGCCACTAATGAATATTTGCACTTCTTGTTCTGAGGTTAAGGAACTCGCTCGTGTCGCCAATTGTTCGAACTTTCGTTGGTAGTCTTCCACGGATCCTGATTGTTGAAGTTTTGCAAGCTCGCCCAATTTGTTGTTGCGAATAGGTTGCCCAAAACTCAAATTACACTGATCTTTGAATTCCTCCCATTGAATATGAGGTCGATCACGTTCGAGTTTGATGAACCATAGTTGGCCATCTCCCTCAAGATGGAACGAAGCTAGGCCCACCTTTTTTTCCTCCAAAGTGCGTTGATGGCGAAAAAAATGGTCGCATCGATTGAGCCATCCCAAAGGATCAGACTCACCATCATAACGTGGGAAATCCAGTTTTGAATATCGTGGTATATATGAGGATCCCTCCTCATGGCCATGATACCCTTTTTAGTGGTGCCTTTGTGGATCGGCATGATTGCTGCTCTCTTCACCTCGATGGTTGTTGTGCGAGTGTAGATTAGAAAAGCTTTTCGACAATTCCTCTAGTTGAGTATGGATGAGTTGCTTCCTTTTTTCATTGGAAGCTTTGTCCTCCTGATAGATTTTGAGAAACGCATCAAAACGTTGTTGAAGTGCTTGTGAGTCACCCATTACgacaggctctgataccaatttgttgTGACTCTTGGCTATGGATCGCGCAATGGGGCGGTTTATCGGTCAACCTTCGTCTTCTTGATTTTACGACCTTGACGGCCTATGGTGGTAAGGGGGGATTTGAGGCTCGAGGAAATTAGAGAACCTCTCGAtctatgaatttaatttttttttttttttttttgtaaaactcAATGATAATCTTTCTTGCATTATTTCAACCATTTAAATACAACTAGGGCGTTCCTTCTCGACGAAGGAAAAAGACAACTCCTAAATAAGAAAGGTTTTATTCTtactaaaaataaaaagatactAGACTCAATTCtacttaaaataaaatatacttgaCTCAAATAAAATCAATTACTATAAATTATTATAGCTGAATCAATTCTCTTAATTTGCACCATCCTTTCTAAATCTGCCGTGCGTGTATCTCTTATATTTGATGGGCTCCAGATTCTCTTTTGTTGTATGGGCTCGGTCCATAACAGTTATCTTTTCATACTCTCTTTTCCCTCCTTTGAAATAACTGAATAAGGCACAAACCCCATGAGATTACTGGTTGAATCCCACATATCCTTCCCAGGTTGCATTTACTCAATTACTGTGTAAATAATATTCTGATTACATCTTATAAATTTCAAATTGTTGCTCTTTCAACAGGAAATCAGAGCTATATGTGCCTTCTTTTCTGTGTGAACTTCTTATCCAATTTTATTCTCCTTTAAACTAAGAAGTATGTACACATGTCAGCTTACATCCACAAACCTGTCTTAACTCTTCAATTATTTTTCCCCCCAGTTGTTGTAGTTAGTAGAAGgacaaagccttctttctcttATGTAGCTTTTATTCTTCTTCCGGTTGCAAATTTAGGATTAACCTGAATAATTTTTATAGGTGAAACTTTCTTTGCATCAATTCAAAGTTCTGATTAGTTCAATTAATTCTCAATGTATTTTCATTTTGAGTGTTTTTATTTAATCCTTTGTTCATTTCATGGGGAAAAACTACTATAGTAGAACTGAAATATACTTCATTAAGCTAACTTGAAGTTTTTACAGATTGCTTTCTGGTTATTATTTTGGTGGAAGCCCATTGAACCTGTGGTTATCTTATCAAAGCTGTTTCTTGCAGGTGGGGTTTTGTATAGTTATAGTAAATAAATTAATGCATCTTGTATTAGTTAATTAACCAATCAAATTTTTATCAACAGGTGTCTCATTGTTTGCAGCCCTTGGATTTCTTCTTTATGGAGGAAGGTAAAAGATTCTAGTCATATTGATATATGTACACAGCTTCTGTAATCTTACAAGGTCAATTGTAACTCATTTTAGTACAAATTATAGAGTACATAATAAAATATAGTGAACCTCTAACCAAGTGTTTTTGCTGTATGTGCCTTGCATAAAGTTCAGTGGAGATACATGATCCATGTATTTTATCCTAAATATTCAAGACAGACCAACGTGTCTTGTTGGCTTGTTGATGTGGACATGTGTCTCTTCTGGTTGTTATCAGAAACAAGAAAAGGCTATTTCTAGTTTGTACTTTGTAGAGATTCTCAATTTCTCACGCTTAATTGTATGCTTTGAAATACTATGGCAGTAGTGATTGGCTGCAGATTCTGTCTCCTAGAGACGTGCAATATTAACTTGTACTGTTGCCAATTTTTCTCCATATTGAATGGTTCTGTGAACTCTGTAATCCAAATAACCTGGAAGTGAGGTTATAGTCCTACtattgaaatagttttttttccCCTATAAACATAATTTCAGATTTTATTTGTACAAATTACATAACGTGCTGGTTCAGTTTCATATTTATATTCCCAATGCTGCTCAAATTTGAGCCTCAAATGTTGGGCTTGATATAAACTTAGTTATGTGATCCTAAGCTGATGGGCATTCATAATAAACTTAGTAATGTGAGGCTAACCGTATTTAGTTGAGCATACAATTACAATTCCCATAACAAGAAAGAATTACTTTATGCTTTGCAAATTTATTCTAAGATGATGTTATATAAGAACAGATATACCAATTCATACTAGGCTCTGCtctttttctcttccttttttttctaatcTCTTATTtgaattcttattaactagatgGTGTAGAATTGCCTACAAACTTCAGATTGAATTCCTAATTTTTCCTCCTATATTCCCTCTCTACACTGATCCTTAGATGCTATTATTAACGTAAAATGATGTAGACAAATAGTTTAATAGATGGTGGCTGAGAAGCAGAAGAAATGGTGTTGCATTTCACCTTCGTCCTTGGCCCTCATCTTTGTGCCCTTAACACAAGGTTATGGTTTGACAAAGTATCTTTCtattaagagagagagagaaagaaaagtgAGGGGAGGGAGGAGTATAGTGTTGGGCATGAATTTTAGTAGTAAGCCAGGGAGATAATAGAGTCAAGTGCTGGCCAGATCACAAGGAAATCTCAATGTAGAGATCCAAAGTGAGCTTGATTGAAGAGGAAACATAATGGTGTTACTTAGATGTGTATTTGGTCTTCTTAATTTACATGTGTACAGAAGAGTGGAGGGGAGGCAACGCTGTCACAAGAAGACAAACCCAACATACACTAAAATGAAAAAGGAGGGTTTGAGAGAAGAATATCTTAAAACATATGAGAGAGCTTGCTTTAATACCAAGCCATGCGGGATAAAATATCTATTCAATTAGTTCAATATCTTTTGTGAATGATATGTGATAGaaactttttttttataattagtaAGTATATGTTATACTATTGCATAAACATAGAAGTTTAGACACAATCCCTAATGTAAACTTACAATTATCATAAAATTACCCATTATATCCGAGTTGTCATCATCCTAGTATTTATATTATTATACATGTATCAGATTGATTGTGCTACTCATTCTTCTCACCTCTAATACTTATAACAATAATTGTTTGGGGCTCCATTCTTAATTTCTCTGAAATTAGTAAGAAAACATGTGTTAGTAGATATAGTTGATTTTCCAAtcataaaatcaaaatttttggaaatctttactttatttcttaatttcttctcaatgttttttctcaaaatttgatGTTATTACTCATCGACTTATTGTTATTTAGTCCTGAAATAATTTCCTTCAATAATTTggattgttttttaaattttccaagTATACATTAATTGTCAAAACCCTTCCAAACTTCAATGAGAAAAATTTTTAATCCTAAGTGAGTAAAATTATGTAACtttttggccgagagtctaggctGTTTTCACTGGGAGGATATCTTTTGCTTTTTTGGGTTAAAGGCTTCTGAGGATAGCTGAAAATGCAATGTTTACAGCTACTACACTAGGTCATGGAATGATTGACCAAGTAACATTATTTTTGTTGGCTCTGTATTTATGATTAGATTTGATATGTATTCATTTTGTGAACCTGTGTGGAAGTGTTTTGCACATTAGATCTTTAACTAGTGTTTTGTGATGCAATTAGGCTTTTCCTCATGTTGCAACGCTTCCCTGTTGAATcaagaggaaggaggaaaaaaTTACAGGAGGTATATCTATAATTGCTTATATTTGACCTTATTTTTATTCATGTTGATGATATATTTCTTTCATAGGTTGGCTATGTGGCAACTATATGTTTCCTTTGTTTTCTGGTGAGATGCATAATGGTGAGTATGATTTTGTTGTTCAATGCTTTCGTATTTGATTCTCTTTGAGTGGCAACTTTAAGTAAATTGCTTTATGATTTGCAGATGTGCTTGAATGCGTTTGACAAAGATGCGGACCTTGATGTTCTTGACCATCCTATTCTGAACCTTACGTATTACCTGGTATGTACATTCCTTCAGCACTTACGAATTATTTTAACTTCCAGCTGAAGTATGTAAACTTACTAGTCGTGGTTGTTTATACCAAGGTTTTAAAAAGTGTACACTATTGTGCATAGCACATACAGCAAGCAGGTGCAAATGTGGGGACCtatgcttattttttttttataaaataaattatagaGATTGAAAATGctaaaatatgcataaccaagtatACCGATCAAGTTATCAAGTCGATAAATCCATATAAAAAAGATATGTAATTATATAATGTTTGGCATATAATGGAAGCTGGTAAGTACCTCTTCAACAATAGGCACTGCCTTTTCTAGGCGCAAGGATAGGAGTGTGTTTAGTGAATCTTTCCCGTATAGCTGGCTGTCTATATCAATCTACTATGTAGAACATGTCATTGTGTAACATGCTTATAGTTGGATATACATGAAACAAGTTGTAAATTAACAGTTACAGCCTTACACGTCACCACATAAGGAAAAAAATATCATGACCATTTAAAAGAGACAAGTAACAATTATGGTTTTTATTTGATTTGGTTTGACCCAGCTTGTTCAAATAAACCACAGTTTCAGTTTTTTGGATGTCCTCATACATGGCCATGGAGATCACATATCAGGCTGCGTGGTCTGTTTGGTCTGGTCCCACATTGTAGGCAATCACATATGCTTCTATGCGATGCAGTCCCCTCATAAGACCTAAAGGGCTACATAGATCACTTTGAAAATCATGATTTATACCCAGATATTGTTACATCTTTTGTTTTTCATGGTTACCTCAAACAGTATTAGTTGTGAATCTGAACCATTTGGAAGTAGTATAAAACAACTGTAGCCAACTGCTCATTACTCACATGGTTTGTTAACTACAATTATCCATTTCATTTTTATCTGATCATGTTGATAAAAGATTGACTTATATTGATGTGTTTGGCATATTAGATAGTTTAGTTTTATGATTTTGGCAATTATAGTTTTTTCAGGTTCTTGTGAGATCGGAACTGAATGTTAAGATCTTAGATATAAGTGATGTCTGAAAATCTAGCCTGGTGGTTAAGAGTTCAATGGTGTCATGAAAAGCATAAATCATGGTTCATTGGGGAAGTAGAGAATTAATTGAAAGTGTCATTCACATTGCACTCATTCACTGCTACTTGATTGCTTCTTGAGCTTGTGTAGGCATGGTACAGTTCACTGAAATTCAAAAAGAATGTGGCTTGTCATCGTAAATGTTTCCCAGACATGTGAATGGTGATCTGTTCAGATTAGATTCTAAGGGGTTGGTTCACATGCCCTCAAGATTTCCTTCCTAGTGCTAAAGTAGGTTGTCATGGGAAGATCTCAACACATCTAACATCCACAAACTTCTGATGTAGAATGTGGCAGAAGTTGTAACCTAGGGTCGACAAGCACAACGTTTTAGTCCAGAACTGCCAATTCCGTAACATGAAATTGGGATAAGCTACAAGTTAAGCTTATTACATAACTAATAAAATGGCCGTTTGCTCAAATTAGATTGTCTAAAACAGATGATACTTGAGATTGAAAATTTTGTAACAATTTGTTGTTCTAATACTGGTAAATAATTTTGTTTAGACCATGTTAGTTCTTTTTCGTTCTCTTCTCCTAACTATCTTACCAAGACTATTGAAATTAGCTACAATTTTGATTTTCTATATTTGATTCAATTGGATATGCAGCTCGTGGAAATTCTACCTTCATCTCTTGTCCTATTCATCCTAAGGAAGCTACCTCCCAAGCGCGGAGTAACTCAGTATCATCCCATTCATTAGTCAGTATGTATGTGTGTTGTCCTCCTGAAGAATTCAGTTCGCACATAGTATCGACAAAATACTTCCCATGAAGAGGGAAATAAAACAAGAACTAAAAAAAAGGGTGTCATGTTGGATGATGGAGCTTGCAGACTGGATGATTATATTGCATGAATGGAGTGGAGTCAGTAGATACACAACGATTCTGTATAAATACTCGTGGAGTGTATGTTGTATCAGTCATTTTTAGATGCATTTACTTGAGTTCTAAGAACATGAATGTTTAATTTTATGCATGAAGAGCGATCGAAGTACAAAAAGGTTGAGCATGTGTAATAAGATAATTTCTGCATTAAAAGCTGCATACCTGTGAGAAGTGATGAGAAGGGAGATTTCTGCTGGGAATTTCGTCGTGAAGGCAAGGTACATGCTTGTGTTCAAGAAATATTAGGATCTT from Zingiber officinale cultivar Zhangliang chromosome 6B, Zo_v1.1, whole genome shotgun sequence carries:
- the LOC121992173 gene encoding tobamovirus multiplication protein 3-like, with amino-acid sequence MDLRPSIRGFVDSPGEVGVATSMMASSVPKVVAISLNRASSWWEGAENSVLLQDWIFHTLAALYGIVAAVALIQLIRIECRVPEYGWTTQKVFHSLNFLVNGVRSVVFVFRRDVQHIRPEVFQHVVLDFPSLAFFTTYTLLVLFWAEIYYQARAVSTDKLRPTFYTINAVVYTIQIAFWLLFWWKPIEPVVILSKLFLAGVSLFAALGFLLYGGRLFLMLQRFPVESRGRRKKLQEVGYVATICFLCFLVRCIMMCLNAFDKDADLDVLDHPILNLTYYLLVEILPSSLVLFILRKLPPKRGVTQYHPIH